One genomic segment of Erythrolamprus reginae isolate rEryReg1 chromosome 2, rEryReg1.hap1, whole genome shotgun sequence includes these proteins:
- the POLG2 gene encoding DNA polymerase subunit gamma-2 has protein sequence MWLGRGPRWGCFCLTNTGLSVTHSGGRGGTVCPISGRRLCFLHPKRSRKRRGERQPEASWEQLASPKLLEGSRAAPSRLFRGSAVPSVDQSRSCFTSSGSSSSSTDHAGEKCGEAAAAALAACQRRRFLRRGGGEDPRTWASYLRGDYPAFGPLGVALKKNLAAQWWEAVVVFREQVLGVEGPARLGPAADQGPLGEFLRLVHPRSVGETLREAASDGEQPLAALQRMLARSGMLRDNLLHGALEQYIDCLELVNQRLPFGIAQIGVCFHPNDKNPMRTGERTMASLVWYSSARTAGQWLGYWLRQRLQWWRKFAISPSNFSSAAHNEEGRRGNNLYYNFPWGKETIETVQMLGDNELLQMYPGNVSRLHGRDGRKHVVPHVLSVNGNLDSGVLAYLYDSMQVSENGLTKKKALQRQVLKLHPCLAPVKVALDMGRGPAVELREVCQELFKELLENEISVWPGYLETMQSSLEQLYTKYDEMGVLFTILISDATLENGLVQLRSRDTTMKETMHISRLKDFIIKAKNT, from the exons ATGTGGCTCGGGCGGGGCCCCCGGTGGGGCTGCTTCTGCCTTACAAATACCGGCCTTTCCGTAACTCACAGCGGCGGGCGCGGCGGCACCGTTTGCCCCATATCCGGTAGGCGCCTCTGTTTCCTTCACCCCAAACGCTCTCGAAAGAGGCGGGGAGAGAGGCAGCCTGAAGCCTCGTGGGAGCAGCTCGCCAGCCCAAAGCTGCTGGAGGGGAGTCGGGCAGCGCCGTCGAGGCTTTTCCGAGGCTCCGCCGTTCCCTCGGTGGACCAGTCGCGCTCCTGCTTCACGtctagcggcagcagcagcagcagcaccgacCATGCGGGCGAGAAATGCGgcgaagcagccgccgccgccttggCCGCATGTCAGAGGCGGCGTTTCCTCCGACGGGGTGGAGGAGAGGACCCGCGGACCTGGGCTTCTTACCTGCGAGGGGACTACCCGGCCTTCGGGCCTCTCGGGGTGGCGCTGAAGAAGAACCTGGCCGCTCAGTGGTGGGAGGCCGTGGTGGTCTTTCGGGAGCAAGTGCTAGGCGTGGAGGGCCCGGCCCGGCTCGGACCCGCGGCTGACCAAGGGCCCCTGGGGGAGTTTCTGCGCCTGGTGCATCCGCGCAGCGTCGGGGAGACCTTGCGGGAGGCCGCATCGGACGGAGAGCAGCCGCTGGCCGCCTTGCAGAGAATGCTAGCCCGCTCTGGGATGCTTCGGGACAACCTTCTTCACG GTGCTTTAGAGCAATATATTGATTGTCTGGAGTTGGTAAACCAGAGACTGCCTTTTGGAATTGCGCAAATAGGAGTGTGTTTTCATCCAAACGACAAAAATCCCATGAG AACAGGTGAAAGGACAATGGCGTCCCTTGTTTGGTACAGCTCTGCCAGAACAGCTGGACAGTGGCTTGGCTATTGGTTACGTCAGCGACTCCAGTGGTGGAGAAAG tTTGCCATAAGCCCATCCAACTTCAGCAGTGCTGCTCACAATGAAGAAGGAAGACGAGGAAACAATCTGTATTATAATtttccctgggggaaggaaacaATAGAAACTGTCCAGATGCTGGGAGACAATGAACTATTACAAATGTATCCAGGAAACGTATCAAGATTGCAT GGTCGAGATGGGCGAAAGCATGTCGTTCCTCATGTCCTCTCCGTGAACGGCAATTTGGACAGTGGAGTATTAGCGTACCTTTATGATAGCATGCAAGTGTCTGAAAATGGTTTGACCAAAAAGAAAGCTCTGCAGAGACAG gTCCTTAAGCTTCACCCGTGTTTGGCACCCGTCAAAGTAGCTTTGGATATGGGAAGGGGCCCAGCAGTAGAGTTGAGAGAG GTGTGCCAAGAGTTGTTCAAGGAATTGTTAGAAAATGAGATTTCTGTTTGGCCTGGCTATCTTGAAACCATGCAATCTTCTTTGGAGCAGCTCTATACAAA GTATGATGAAATGGGTGTGCTTTTCACAATCCTGATCAGTGATGCTACACTAGAGAATGGTTTGGTACAATTGCGAAGCAGAGATACCACTATGAAAGAAACAATGCATATATCTAGATTAAAGGACTTCATAATCAAAGCCAAAAATActtga
- the MILR1 gene encoding allergin-1, which produces MYDVQDSESELNKGGGGAMTELMVAWREFDLLVATVKSLHRRLLLNRNTFIQQNFIDIASVLPKRGSSFFILVLKMTGRLGFLYLLLMWVQNSKENGGVKEDKKASPESPQNNASCSKTAKDIKIYSPTSEIIIGANVTLMCYWKTNCLPINYNLFLNKVRVQGPALQSMKEQKVVFNLTIQSNNQLGPYKCKADNLNISMASLYSPPFNFTLRENNNLAVFIVLPLILMLLLIVAAVTIRLLILPWCKARKLKASNICTAYDDADYEITQYSNLEMKTKTDYKYVNDREDSTVIYAEVICK; this is translated from the exons atgtatgatGTCCAGGATTCCGAGTCTGAATTAAACAAaggtggtggtggagccatgaccgAACTCATGGTTGCttggcgggagttcgacctcctcgtcgccactgttaaatcactgcaccggagacttctgttgAACCGTAACACGTTTATCCA ACAAAACTTTATTGACATAGCCAGTGTTTTGCCCAAAAGAGGAAGCAGCTTCTTCATTCTTGTTTTAAAGATGACTGGAAGACTAGGATTTCTGTATCTCTTGTTAATGT GGGTGCAAAATTCAAAGGAGAATGGTGGTGTTAAGGAGGATAAAAAAGCCAGCCCTG AATCACCTCAGAATAATGCCTCTTGCTCAAAGACTGCGAAGGATATCAAAATCTATAGTCCCACATCAGAAATCATCATCGGAGCAAATGTGACATTGATGTGCTACTGGAAGACAAATTGTCTGCCAATTAACTACAACTTATTTTTAAACAAAGTAAGAGTGCAAGGTCCTGCACTACAGAGCATGAAAGAACAAAAAGTTGTATTTAACCTCACAATCCAGTCCAACAATCAACTGGGTCCATATAAGTGCAAAGCCGACAACCTGAACATAAGTATGGCATCACTATACAGCCCACCTTTCAACTTTACATTAAGAG AAAATAATAATCTAGCTGTTTTCATTGTGCTTCCTCTCATTCTGATGCTGCTATTGATTGTAGCAGCTGTGACAATTCGACTATTGATCCTTCCTTGGTGTAAGGCAA gaAAACTGAAAGCATCCAATATTTGCACTGCATATGACGATGCTG ATTATGAAATAACTCAATATTCCAATTTGGAAATGAAAACCAAGACAGATTACAAATATG TGAATGACAGAGAAGACAGTACAGTCATCTATGCAGAAGTCATCTGTAAATAA